GTGGCGATCACGATGACCGGGCGCTTGATCGCCGCCATGTGATCGACCGCAGCGGAGAGGTTCGTCCCGAGCTCGGCGAGAAGCACATTGTAGCCCTGCGCCACGAACGCATCCCGGTTGCGGATCAGGACGTTGTCTCCTGCTTTCCCGAAACGCGCGCCGCTTCCGACCTCGAGGCGGCCGTCGCCGCCGGTCAGGACGATCACGCTGCCCTTGGGGTTTGGAGCGCGGATGAGGATGCTGCGGACCCCCTGATCGTGACGGTCTCGCCGCCCCTGACCGTAACCGCCGTTTCGGCCCAAGCCGGCCGGGCGGCGAGGCACAAGGCCATCGCGAGGGCGCCGAGCGCGCGCGAGGCGCGCTGCTGTAATCCGAACATGTTATCTGTCACCCATTCACCTGAAGCGGCGCAGGAGTTCGCGACTCGACGGTGCCGCGCCCGCGCCCTCCGCCCAGGATTCGGTGGCAACATTGCAGGAAAAGTGCGGCCCGCTTCTCACTGGCATTCCGACTGCTTCCGTGGCACCGGAGAGGTGCGCAGTTACCGCAATTCACCCTGCGCCGCTCCCGCGCAGGGTATTCCCGCTATTCGCCTACCGCGCGATGACAGGCGCATCCGGGCTGCTACGTTGTATCTGACAAGACACAGCGCAGACGCCGGCGGGGCCGCGGGGCCGGCCGAGCGTCGCGCAGACACGTTCAACAGGAAGGAAGCTCCCATGTCTCATGCTCTCCAGTTTTACATCGACGGCGTGTGGGTCGACCCCGCCGCCGGGTTGAAGACCCTGGATGTGATCGATCCTTCGACCGAGGAGGCCTTTGCGCAGATCGCGCTCGGCAGCGAGGCGGATGTCGACAAGGCCGTCGCGGCGGCGCGCGCCGCCTTTCCGGCCTTCGCCGCGACCTCGAAGCAGGAGCGCCTGGCGCTGATGCGGCGCCTGCTCGAAGCCTACAAGGCGCGCTATGCCGATATCGCGAACGCGCTGTCGCAGGAGATGGGCGCACCGAAGGAGCTGGCTCACCGGGCACAGGCCGCGATGGGCACCGGGCATCTCGCCAAGATGATCGAGACGCTGGAGAATTTCGAGTTCGAGGAGCTGCGCGGCACCACCCTGATCGCCAAGGAGCCGATCGGTGTGGTGGGCATGATCACGCCCTGGAACTGGCCGCTGAACCAGATCATGTGCAAGGTCGCGCCGGCTCTCGCCGCCGGCTGCACCATGGTGTTGAAGCCAAGCGAGATCGCCCCGATGAATGCGATCATCTTCGCCGAGGTGATGCACGAGGCCGGCGTGCCCAAGGGCGTGTTCAACCTGGTCAACGGCGACGGCCCGACCGTCGGCGAGGCGATCTCGCGCCATCCCGGCGTCGACATGGTCTCCTTCACCGGTTCGACCCGCGCCGGCATCCTGGTCGCCAAGGCAGCAGCCGACACGGTCAAGCGCGTGCATCAGGAGCTCGGCGGCAAGTCGGCCAACATCCTGCTCGACGACGTCGACCTGAAGCGGGCCGTGAAGCTCGGCGTGGAGAGCGTCATGCGCAACTCCGGCCAGTCCTGCAACGCGCCGACGCGGATGTTCGTGCCGGCCAGGCTGCACGATGAGGCGATCGCCATCGCCAGGTCGACGGCCGAGCCGCTCAAGGTCGGGACGCCGTCCGAGGCGGATACCTTCCTCGGCCCGGTCGTCAGCGAAATCCAGTTCGACAAGATCCAGCGTCTCATCGAGAGCGGCGTCAGCGAAGGTGCGACGCTGGTCGTGGGCGGTCCCGGCCGGCCGGAACATCTCAACCGCGGCTACTATGTCCGGCCGACCGTCTTCGCCAACGTCACGGACGACATGACGATCGCGCGCGAGGAGATTTTCGGGCCCGTGCTCTCGATCCTGCCTTACGAGAGCGAGGACGAAGTGGTCGCGCGGGCGAACGACACGCCTTACGGGCTTGCCTCCTACGTCCAGTCCGGCTCGCTCGAGCGGGCGCGCAAGGTCGCGGCGCAGATGCGTTCCGGCAACGTCTATATCAACTACCCCGCCTGGGACGCGGGTGCCCCGTTCGGCGGCTACAAGCAGTCCGGCAACGGCCGCGAATATGCCGATTTCGGCCTCGAGGAATTCCTCGAGATCAAGGGCACGGTCGGCTACGCCGCAGCCTGATCGACGACCGCAACCAGCGCCTTCCAGAGACCGCCGAGCCGATGCTCGGCGGTTTTTGCACGTCAGGGCGGCTGGAGGGGGCAGATCAGCGTGTGTCGCTTGTTCTGGAACCGGACGCTCTGAAGCGGCCGCTTCGGGAACGGTGCCTGCACTTCCCGATGTGCAGGCAGCCTCAAGATCGAGAGCGGCGGCGGCGAGGTCTGATAACCCGGCGATAGGCAGGATTCGCCGATAACAGGTGGCGGCCGAGGCTCGCAAGAAAGTCCACCTCCTCGGCCTTCAACGTCAGCTTATTGTGCAGTTGCAGAATGCGGCTCCGGTCTTCGGGAGCCAGCACGTCGGACAACGATAGGCGTACCACCGTGACCTGCAGCTGGCTGCAACTCGGCGCTACGATGTGGCAGCGCCAGCCGACCAGCCGCTCACGCCAAAGTGCCGTTTCCTGCTCGAGCGCGTCGAGGCTGGCACGGCTTGCATTGTCAACCATTGCGTCGACCGAAGCCGTGACCGTGTCCGGTGCGTCCGGGCCGCTCGCGGCTTTTGACATGCCCCCGCCGACGCGCATCGATGCGTCGGCTACGATGATGACGACGCGGCGCAGTTGCCGTGCAACCTCGGCCGGTATGAGCGCTGGCGGCGGCCGGTTCATCGATCGGATGAGGTTGCGGACAGCGAGATTGTCGACGAGGCCGCCGTCGAGCAGTTTGAGATAGTGCAGCTCAGGCTCGCTCGCATAGCGCGCCTGGGACGCTGTGATGTGCCGGCCGAAAGCCGAGCGCTCGGCTGAAGGGAGGCGGCGTTGCCTGGGAAAGGGCAGGTCGGGCTGAAATTCTCCAGCACTACGGGCGCGAACAGGACCGGCACTGCCGACGAGGCCGCTACCGCATGCGCGAGTGGAAAGGCATCGTACTCGCTGCATATCGCCTGAAAGCTGTCGCGATCGAAGGAGAAGGGTGCGCGGTTGTAGAGCTCTGTCGCATGCAGGAGCAGCTTTGGCCGTCCGGCGTGGTCGAGGTCGCCGAGCGTCGCGCCATGATAGAGGTGCGTGTCGAGCCAGTCGGCCAATCCGGAAAGATCGTTGACGCCCCCGCGATAGCCGCGCAGCAGATTTTCCGGCGTGAATGCGGTGCGAAGTGCTCCTTCGGGATCCTGGTCGAGGAAATCGCGCCGAAATGCGGGCAGGCCTCGTGGCCCATGCAAGGCGAAATGCGCCGCGAGAATGCCGCCGCCGGACACTCCCGCAATCGCGACGACCTCATCGGCCAGCGAGCGGCCAGCATGTCCTGGGGCCTGTTGCTCCGACAACTCCGACAGCACGCCATAGCCAAAGGCAGCTGAACGCGCCCCGCCGCCGGACAGGGCGACGATGAGCCCGGTCGCGCTGCCCTCGCTGATCGACGAGAACGACCGGGCAGACGTCGGCGCGAGAACGCGGCGCAGGTTCGAGGGCCTGTTGGCAGGGCTGGCGCAAGCGACGAGGCAGATTGCGAGCAGGGCGAACAGGACGAGCGTGGCAGCGGCGCGCCGAAGCAGCAGGTTGGTTGGGGCTGACCTGTGCGTTGGAGCAAGGGCCATGTCGCGCACTCTCCGCTGCGCGACACCGATTCTCCTGGTGCTTGGCGAGCGAAGAACGTCTCGCCAGTCCTCATTGTCCGAGCATTGCCGCCATCGCTGGCGAGCCGATGCACCCATGGGCCGAGAAGGGCGCAGCTTCCGCTTCGGACATGAGCCGCGTGCAGATGCTGGCGCAAAGCCCTCTCAGCGTGCGGCGACGCGGTCCGGCTGCAACGAGATTCTGGAGGAAATGGTGGGCGGCACAGGGATCGAACCTGTGACCCCTCCCGTGTGAAGGGAGTGCTCTACCGCTGAGCTAGCCGCCCGGACCGCGCTGTTCCTAGTGGGGACAGCTTGCGCCGTCAAGAATGCGCGGCGAGCGCCGGCTCGCGGTTGGTCAGCCGGCGCACTGCGTCCGGAAGTTCATTGAAGTGCTGGATCACCAGATCGGGCTCCAGACTCTCCACCGGCACGTCGGTATAGCCGAACGGCACGCACACCACCGGGATCCCCGCAGCGCGCGCCGTGCTCACATCGGTACGCGAATCGCCGACCATCACCGCGCGTGCCGGATCGGCGCCGGCCTCGGCGATGGTCTGGGTCAGATGGCGTGGATCGGGCTTGAAGAAGGGGAAGCTGTCGCGCCCTGCGATCGCCGCGAAACGTCCGGTAATGCCGAAATGGTCGAGGATGAGCCGCGTGTGCAGGATCGGCTTGTTGGTGCAGACGGCGAAGACGAAGCCATCGGCCGCGAGCGCATCAAGCGCGGCGGTCACGCCGTCATGGACGTAAGAGTCCTTCGCGACGGCGCCGGCATAGATCACCAGGAAGTCCTCGAACAATTGCTCGAGCTTTTCGGTATCGAGCGGCTTGCCGCTGACCTTGAAGCCGCGCTCGATGAGCGCCCGCGCACCGGCGCCAACCAGTTCGCGCGCCCGCTCGATCGGCAGCGCCGGCAGCCCCTCCCTTTCGAGAATGACATTGAGCGTGTGCATGATGTCGGGAGCGGTCTCGGCGAGGGTGCCGTCGAGATCGAAGACGACGATCGGGGGCAGGGACATGAGCGATCCTGTGACGTGGTACCCGCATAAAGGCAGGGATATGCCGGTTGGCAAGGGCGCTTCGGCCACAGCCGCTTCATCTCGTCGTGACCCTGCCGCAATCGCGGTGATACGGCTTGCCCGGCATGATAGGGTTCGGGCGAATCGTCAAAAGGGGTCGCAGCGGTGCCGAAACTGTCGAGCTGTTCCAGAAGCTCCCTTAGCCGCTCCTTTGCCCGGGCGCTGAGCGCCGGCCTGTTCGTCTTGCCGGCTTTCGGCGCGGCGTTGGCTGCGCCGTTCGAGTTCGCGCCCGCGCCGCAGACCGACCTCAATCGTGTCTATCGCATCGACAAGGCGACAGGCGAGGTCGGCGCCTGCCAGTTCCAGCTCAAGGAGGGCGGCGTCGGCGTCACCGTCTGCTTCCCGGCGGGCGAGGGGGCCGGCCCGCAGGCGCCGAGCGACTATTTGCTCATCCCTTCGCGCCATGAGCGCGAGGGCGGCATCTTCCGCGCCAATGTCCGCACCGGTGAGCTCAGCGTCTGCTACGTCTTCGACGACAAGGTCGTCTGCACGCCGATGGTGAAATAGCGGCTGCGGCCGGGCTGGTGGCCGAACAGTAACTGCAATCTGCCCACCGCCTGCATGCGGCGTTTTGCTATCGGCAAGCGCTCTCCGAGCGTGCTAGAGCCCGGGCAACCCGTTCATGACGCCGGAGGCTCGCATGCTCACGCTCAAGGATCCCTCGCTGCTGCGCGCGCAGTGCCATGTCGACGGCGCCTGGATCGGCGAGGGCGTCGATGTTGTCGACAATCCGGCGACGGGCGAGGTGCTGGCCAAGGTGCCGCGCTTCGGCGCTGACGAGACCACCGCTGCCGTCGAGGCCGCCTCGCGCGCCTTCAAGCCCTGGGCCAAGAAATCAGCCAAGGAGCGCTCGGTCATCCTGCGCAAATGGTTCGATCTGATCATGGCGAACCAGGAGGACCTGGCGCAGATCATGACGGCCGAGCAGGGCAAGCCGCTGAGCGAAGCCCGCGGCGAGGTCGCCTATGCCGCCTCCTTCGTCGAGTTCTATGCCGAGGAAGCCAAGCGCATCTATGGCGAGACCATTCCCTCGCCCTTCCCGAATTCACGCATCATCGTCGCCAAGCAGCCGGTCGGCGTCTGCGCTGCGATCACGCCGTGGAACTTCCCGGCGGCGATGATCACCCGCAAATGCGCGCCGGGCCTGGCGGCGGGCTGCACCTTCGTGGTCAAGCCTGCTCCCGACACCCCGCTGACCGCGCTGGCGCTGGTCGCGCTCGCCGAGCAGGCCGGCTTCCCCAAGGGCGTCATCAACATCGTCACGGGCGATGCGGTCGCGATCGGCGGCGTGATGACCAGCCATCCGGCGGTGCGCTTCATCGGCTTCACCGGCTCGACCCCGGTCGGCAAGCTCTTGATGCAGCAGGCGGCCACGACTGTGAAGAAGGTCGGGCTCGAGCTCGGCGGCAACGCGCCCTTCATCGTCTTCGACGACGCCGATCTCGACAAGGCGGTCGAGGGCGCCATCATCGCCAAGTTCCGCAACATGGGGCAGACCTGCGTCTGCACCAACCGCCTCTTCGTCCAGGACGGCATCCATGACGATTTCGTCGCGAAGTTCGCCGGCGAGGTCGCGAAGATGAAGGTCGGCAACGGCGTCGAGGTCGGCGTCGTGCAGGGGCCGCTGATCAACGAGCGCGCGATCGAGAAGGTCGAGCGCCATGTCGCCGACGCGGTCGCAGGCGGCGCCAAGGTGATGGTCGGCGGCAAGCGCCATGCGCTCGGCCGCACCTTCTACGAGCCGACGGTGATCTCTGGCGTCACCACCAAGATGCTGGTCACCCGCGAGGAGACCTTCGGGCCGATCGCGCCGGTCTATCGCTTCAAGAGCGAGGACGAGGTCGTCGCGATGGCGAACGATACGCCCTTCGGCCTTGCCGCCTATTTCTACACGAAAGATCTCGGCCGCGCCTTCCGCGTCGCGGAGGAGCTCGAATACGGCATGGTCGGCGTCAACTCGGCCATCCTCGGCACCGAGGTCGCGCCCTTCGGCGGCGTCAAGGAATCCGGCCTCGGCCGGGAGGGTTCGCTCCACGGCATCGAGGAGTTCGTCGAGATCAAGTACATGCTGATGGGTGGGCTCGGCGCGTGAGCGAGGATCTGAAGAAGGCCGCCGCGCTGGCGGCGCTGGAGCTGGTGCGGCCGGGCATGCGCCTCGGCCTCGGCACCGGCTCGACCGCGAAACTCTTCGTCGACGGGCTCGGGGCGAAGGTCGCCGCCGGCCTTGAGGTGCTTTGTGTCGCGACCTCGGAAGCAACGCAGGCGCAGGCGCTCGGTCTCGGTATCCCGATGTCGACCCTCGACGAGACGCCCGAACTCGACCTGACCATCGACGGTGCCGACGAGCTCGACAGCGCCTTGCGCCTGATCAAAGGCGGCGGTGCCGCGCATCTGCGCGAGAAGATCGTCGCCGCCGCTTCGAAGCGCATGATCGTGATCGCCGATACCGGCAAGCAGGTCGAGACGCTCGGCCGCTTCCCGCTGCCGATCGAGGTCGTGCCCTTCGGGCTCGAAGCGACGCGCCGCGCGGTCGCCGCGGCGATCGCGTCGGCTGGCGCAAGAGGCGAGCTCGTTCTGCGCAAGCGCCCCGATGGCGGCGTGCTGCTGACCGATGGCGGCCACTACATCCTC
This sequence is a window from Bosea vestrisii. Protein-coding genes within it:
- a CDS encoding aldehyde dehydrogenase family protein, whose amino-acid sequence is MSHALQFYIDGVWVDPAAGLKTLDVIDPSTEEAFAQIALGSEADVDKAVAAARAAFPAFAATSKQERLALMRRLLEAYKARYADIANALSQEMGAPKELAHRAQAAMGTGHLAKMIETLENFEFEELRGTTLIAKEPIGVVGMITPWNWPLNQIMCKVAPALAAGCTMVLKPSEIAPMNAIIFAEVMHEAGVPKGVFNLVNGDGPTVGEAISRHPGVDMVSFTGSTRAGILVAKAAADTVKRVHQELGGKSANILLDDVDLKRAVKLGVESVMRNSGQSCNAPTRMFVPARLHDEAIAIARSTAEPLKVGTPSEADTFLGPVVSEIQFDKIQRLIESGVSEGATLVVGGPGRPEHLNRGYYVRPTVFANVTDDMTIAREEIFGPVLSILPYESEDEVVARANDTPYGLASYVQSGSLERARKVAAQMRSGNVYINYPAWDAGAPFGGYKQSGNGREYADFGLEEFLEIKGTVGYAAA
- a CDS encoding patatin-like phospholipase family protein — protein: MGASARQRWRQCSDNEDWRDVLRSPSTRRIGVAQRRVRDMALAPTHRSAPTNLLLRRAAATLVLFALLAICLVACASPANRPSNLRRVLAPTSARSFSSISEGSATGLIVALSGGGARSAAFGYGVLSELSEQQAPGHAGRSLADEVVAIAGVSGGGILAAHFALHGPRGLPAFRRDFLDQDPEGALRTAFTPENLLRGYRGGVNDLSGLADWLDTHLYHGATLGDLDHAGRPKLLLHATELYNRAPFSFDRDSFQAICSEYDAFPLAHAVAASSAVPVLFAPVVLENFSPTCPFPGNAASLQPSARLSAGTSQRPRRAMRASLSCTISNCSTAASSTISLSATSSDR
- the gph gene encoding phosphoglycolate phosphatase (PGP is an essential enzyme in the glycolate salvage pathway in higher organisms (photorespiration in plants). Phosphoglycolate results from the oxidase activity of RubisCO in the Calvin cycle when concentrations of carbon dioxide are low relative to oxygen. This enzyme is a member of the Haloacid Dehalogenase (HAD) superfamily of aspartate-nucleophile hydrolase enzymes (PF00702).), which gives rise to MSLPPIVVFDLDGTLAETAPDIMHTLNVILEREGLPALPIERARELVGAGARALIERGFKVSGKPLDTEKLEQLFEDFLVIYAGAVAKDSYVHDGVTAALDALAADGFVFAVCTNKPILHTRLILDHFGITGRFAAIAGRDSFPFFKPDPRHLTQTIAEAGADPARAVMVGDSRTDVSTARAAGIPVVCVPFGYTDVPVESLEPDLVIQHFNELPDAVRRLTNREPALAAHS
- a CDS encoding NAD-dependent succinate-semialdehyde dehydrogenase — its product is MLTLKDPSLLRAQCHVDGAWIGEGVDVVDNPATGEVLAKVPRFGADETTAAVEAASRAFKPWAKKSAKERSVILRKWFDLIMANQEDLAQIMTAEQGKPLSEARGEVAYAASFVEFYAEEAKRIYGETIPSPFPNSRIIVAKQPVGVCAAITPWNFPAAMITRKCAPGLAAGCTFVVKPAPDTPLTALALVALAEQAGFPKGVINIVTGDAVAIGGVMTSHPAVRFIGFTGSTPVGKLLMQQAATTVKKVGLELGGNAPFIVFDDADLDKAVEGAIIAKFRNMGQTCVCTNRLFVQDGIHDDFVAKFAGEVAKMKVGNGVEVGVVQGPLINERAIEKVERHVADAVAGGAKVMVGGKRHALGRTFYEPTVISGVTTKMLVTREETFGPIAPVYRFKSEDEVVAMANDTPFGLAAYFYTKDLGRAFRVAEELEYGMVGVNSAILGTEVAPFGGVKESGLGREGSLHGIEEFVEIKYMLMGGLGA
- the rpiA gene encoding ribose-5-phosphate isomerase RpiA, with amino-acid sequence MSEDLKKAAALAALELVRPGMRLGLGTGSTAKLFVDGLGAKVAAGLEVLCVATSEATQAQALGLGIPMSTLDETPELDLTIDGADELDSALRLIKGGGAAHLREKIVAAASKRMIVIADTGKQVETLGRFPLPIEVVPFGLEATRRAVAAAIASAGARGELVLRKRPDGGVLLTDGGHYILDAHLGRIELPEVLGLALNQVPGVVEHGLFLGLATAAFLAGADGVRVLGDPAAERR